The genomic DNA AGTGAAATTAAAACTATCTGGTATATCATTTTACCTTCATCAATTTTCAGGCAGTTCACTACAGTTGAAGCCACCACCTCATTGGATTCCCCATCACACAGAACTCCTTCAATCTTGTGCCCAAGACGACTGtttgaagaaagaaaacaatggCCCGATTATACCTTGATTCCATCAATCAAGGACTAACTTAATATAAACTGTCAAGACAAGCGGAAAATACATCCTTCCTGATAATAAAGTTGGCATCAGAAGAGGTTTTGGTTTAGGATATTGATAAAACCTTTGATCACAGAACACACTGCTTATTAGTAAATGGATCATTGCACCTTACATTTAAAAGAGTTTTATGTTTAACCTGTTCTTTGGGGTCTTCTGAAGGTAACATTTCATGTACATTTCATGCTTTGATAAATGACAACGTACTTTATGACCATGTCATGGTGGACACTGTCAGCTTCTCCACTGGGATTGGCTGATGTGATGGCCAATGGACCAGTGAATTCACACAGGTGAGCCGTAACGGTGTGGTCAGGTACTCGAATCATAATGCTGTCTCTGGTCCCAACGCAGTCATATGCAGGTCCCACACCTGAGAACATCAAGACCATGGAAAGTTACATAAGACAACAGATAAAATCAGTAGTTCTCAACAGATGTTGAAAacaatgtgaaaatgtaaataatactatgcaaaaaaaaacatgtaatcgTGCACATTtaggataacaaaataaataggcttatcaaattttaaaagggaggagaaaacccCTGttgaaagaccagcttaaccagcttaaccagcatgcaattcctatgctggtctaggctggttaagCTGGTTAGTGCTGGCTTGGTACAGGTCTAGCAGGTGGAATTTGGGCCCTGAAGCATAACCATTAGGGAACCATTGGCAAAAATcactgtttaattatttttttttaacctttatcGGTAACTGATAAACCCTACCAAGTTTTAAGAGCCAATCCCCCTTTGGAACGATGCAGCTAATGCCTCCTGGGTAGACATTTCTCATGAACTCCCATAGAAGAGGACTGAAAGGAGGTTTTGCAGCCACAAGCTGCTCCACACTTGAAATACAGATGCAAATAGGTTTCTCTGCAGGACGGTCCTACCAGAGAGAAGTTAATGGGTTAATTGACAGAGCACAAGCATTTGATCGtttgtaaaataatattgtattacagAAATACAAGCACGTACTTTGATGCTGTAGATCTTCTCAATTGCCCTGGGGTTCTTGCATGAAGCAGCCAAGGCATATACTGTGTCTGTAGGGATGCCACACACTCCGTTGTTTTCCAGCAATTTGGCAATCTTGAGAAGTCCACTGGTTTCCCGGGAATTGGCAATGAAACATGGGTGTGTGGTCACAGATTCCTTCTTCCTCTTGTCCTTGGAGAAACAGATCAACTGGACTAAGTTTCTGTCTAACAATGAATGTGTGACTTAATTAAACTTCATAAACATTTTGTCCTCATTGGTAAATCATCTTATACCTTAATAAGGGAAGGTCCAACTGGTATCAATGTCTTAGAGAAGATACTGTTCACAAGGGATGCTAGCATGCCATACAAGCAAATGATTGCAAAAATTGCAAGCAtagcaactaaaaaaaaaaaaaaaaaagagtttggaGAAAATGGAATGTGATTTTTAGACATGATATTTTACATTTAGCGTAGTAGGACATGTATGAACATACTTATTGGTCCTGAAGCAACATTCGTAtgaaccaatcagattttaaggtcagggatagggttaggggtggggttggggttggggttggggctTGAACAACATGCTTCTAAAGATATAATTTTCTTCTAATTGTAGGGGTAGTTCAGTGGTTAGGGTTagtgttggggttagggttaagaCTACCTTCAGTTGACAGAAATGCTGTTCCAGGAGCATGTCCTACTTGGCAAAATTAccaatattttatgtaatttaagcATCTTTGTTGAATCCTGAATACTGTTACGTTTAGTTAGGGTTACAAAATGTGTGAAGATAAATTCTGTACTGTACCTTCCAGTTTGTAGGGAAGTCTTCCAAAAACAGAGAGAAGAAAACAGACTATGATGACCTCCATGACTGTGGTCAGCGCTAACAGAACAAGACTGCCATAGGCAGCTGTAAAGAAAGAAGGCCAATTTGTCAAATTACATGACGAAACTTGTTTTATACGACGTATCTTACGTACACAGTACCTAATAGTACACAGACTTACCAACTAGAATCAAGAAAGCATTGATGACCAAGAAGGCTATCGCCCCAGCTGCAAATCCATTTGCTGACTCTGCAGATATTTGCAACCGATGTCCTGCAAGGGAAAAATTCAACATTTTACAATTCTATCCAAAATTTCAGGAAAGTATTTTTTAATTCTATCAATGAAATATTATACTCTCATACCTGCAAACCTAAACCAGCTCCAAGTAGCCCAAATAGCTACATAAAATGAGGGAATGACTGAGCCGAACCTCTGGCCTCCTTGTACCTGAAGCCGACTGACATAGGCCTGGATGATGGCTCCTGGGATGAGTAGCCAGGGAACAGTCAGGTCGAAGAACGCCAGTCCATACTGACTGCTGTGAATGGCTGAGAGAGCGGCAACCCCGTTGGTGAGATAGAATAATGCATCAGGAAGCAATGCACCTTTACCTTCAGGCTCATCCAAATTAGACCTCTTGAGGAAGCCAAGACATCTTTGGAGGGATTCAGTGGAGACCAGTTGGGGTCCAATAGGAATCAAGAACTTctcagcaatggtgttgatgagCCGAGCAAAGGTGCCATAGAAGGAAAGGACAGTGAATAGGGAACAGGTCACTCCAAAAAATATGTAGTACCCATCAATGGGGATCTGGGAGATGGTTGATATGGTCACCAGGACGAAAACCGAATTGTGGACCAGCTCAAGAGTGTCTTTGTTGAgactcacaatgcagaaaaccATGGCAGCAGATAGGAAGAACCAGTTCCCAACCATGGCTTGCCTTACTTGACCAGCCTCAGTCCTGCCAATGAATGCAGATACCACATACTCTTCCCAGGTCTTCACCAaccaaaaaatgcaatgaaatccAAACTTGGTTGCATGGTAGCAGTCTTGACGCAGGTATGCATAATAGCTAGATAAAAGCTGAGCAGCAGAATTGATGGATATCCAGATGGCAGCTACTTGGATTGATGGGAAGTAGCCAAAGGCGTAGAAGGCAAAGATAAATGGAGAAACCGTGTCGCAGAAGAATCCCAAGGCCATAGGTTCAGCATACTtggtgttttttttcttctcctggCCCAGGCTTTGGGAGCTGCTAGCATTGGTGGTTCCAAGGAGCAGCACGTTGAAGAGAGGGTTTCCAAAACCTTTCAGCACATATCGTTGGGCTAATCCCTTAATTAGCAGTGCTGATGAGCCATATATGGCAAAGAGAAGGATTAGGAGCTCCAGAATGCCAGAAACCACGAGAGCCCATCCTGCCACCAGACCTACAGCCTCAAATATCAGTGTGAGGGTGATGGCTCCAAACACAAAGGGCATGATGTAGTTTACTGTTGCTGAACAGAAGGCCAGTAGAAAGGACAGAAGGATGTAAGGTACTAGCCCAGCTATGGCAGACTCTTTGATGTACATTGGAATGATGGTTGTATTGAGAGTAGAGTTTATGTTTAGCTCTTGGGATGTGCTATTTATCATTGCTGATTCATTGAAAGGGTTTGGACTTGGTTGGTTGGCACCTAGAAAGATTCTTGTGGCCCCATAGCTCCCCCAAAGTGCTGCATATCCTACAAAGGATGTGCCACTCAGATGGTCATATTTTCGGAAAGACAGCAAGcctgccacaagctgacacactCCGCCAATTAGAATAAGATGAACACCTGCACAAATTAGCATACAAAGAAAGGTGAGGCCACTCTTGGAACTTAGCAGTGTGATACTggtattaaaggtgaagtgtgtaagttCCGCACCACTATTGACACcaaattgaattgcaaaaataattactagGCCTCATTCACTAAAAATTGCATAGATTTTGCGTACTTGTACACACAGGAAAACTTCTCACAAAAAAAATTGCCTGATTCACAACTGGTGCGTACGCATATGAATTTGTTCTTACCATCGTTCTAATGTTAATGAAACAGAACCTTAACTAAATTTAGACTAAATTTTAGTGCAAACTTATTTATGAATCAAGCGTGAAACTGTTCGTACGCAGATTTTGTGCACAAATACGTATGTATGCacggttagtgaatgagacccactgtttcaaacatgtttcccAAATACTCCCATCTGATATTGGACGGTAAATCAGTCGgtcagaatgctcaaacaaagaGCAATGGTTTAATAACGCCATAATgtttacaccttttttttttttttcaactataaggggttacttatagttgtctctggaCATATATAGGAGAAAGTAATCCAACAACGAAAAATCACAATCATCACCTTTAACATATACATGTCTAATTCTTGcttgttgtttatttattcaaaataacaaaaccaaTGAGTTAGTATATATAGTCTAAAAAGAGACCTGCTAAGATGTTTTCCACTCCCTCTGCAGGAATGCCAGTCCTGGCACCATGGAAGTTCTGCAGTAGGACAAGGAAAGCACTAATGCCATTGGCCAGGAGCCCGAGCACGCCTGGCTCACTGTAAAAACTTGCTGGAAACCCACTTGCTGAGGCCATGCCCTCTTtcactttaaatcgttgcttcagCTGATAATATTAAATAGCCTAAATAGGACAAGGTAAAGAGTAAAAATTTGACGTTTGTTGCAATGCTAAACTTTGATCATTCAAAGAACAAATCTCATAATCATCAATTAACTGATTCACAGTGTACTTAAATAAGTAATAACTTGATCACTCCCCATTAATACTCCCCATATAATTTATGGATATCAGCATTAATTGACTTTCTACAATCTGTACATTTAGAGATGGTTATATGTACACCAGTGGTTAGGTACTACCAATCAAAACATGTAATCAGTCACTTTTTTTGACTATTTTCAAATGCTAAAATAAAAGAGAATAGAGAATAAAGTGTTCAAATGTAATGTTAAATAATAGACTTGTTATGTCAAAGCCTCATTTTCCCTTCTCTGGCACTCTTTCCTCTTGTCATATATGGGGTGTGTGCTAAACACTTTATTCACTGCTGTTTTCAGTGTCATATCCGCCCACTCTATCGTAGGTAAGTGGCACAGGTGTTTGGTTGAGCAGCCAGCTGTGTAGGAGCCAATGTTTAAACCCTCAGGCATagggtaaaaaaaattttttttttaaaactcaaaCTGCCTCTTTAACACAAATGTGACTCTTAGCTGTCCTAATGAGCTGGTAGTGTTACAGTCCAGGAAACAACTTGTTTGACAACTAAAGAGACTGAGTCTGGTTCATTTCAAACATGCTGAAGGCAGtcaacacagacagacagcagtTTGTGGACAACACTTGAGGATAAACTTTTAGTGAGTCTGAGCTGACtttgtttttaagatttttaagagTTTGCAATGAAATGATGATGTTCCCACTTAGATGGCATTTGCCATACAATACTTTTGGAGAGTGTCAtatggtgtgacatgctatattccatctaaaactattttaaacagcattttgcaaattctcttgtatttataattatacatGCATCTTTAATTATCTTAAATTGAGACTACATCgaatatttgcacttttaaaatgaattagtgaaatatacatttataaattttaATCTAAAAAGGTCTGACacattatgcatcaactaccctgATATATAACACTGTGATATCTTAAGTGTAGTGCCTATGTTCTCTTATTAAAATGATTACAGAAAGAAGAAACTTACCTAATGAAGATTGCTGATCTGTATTGAAGTGTTGAGATGCTTGTGAAGAATGCTTTAAGTTTATAGAAACATACTCAATGGAGGTAGGAGGAGCAACAGTGATGCCAACCAACCCATGTCCTTTCATCAATGATGACATCATTAACCCTTGCAATAGACAATTTGTTTCCTTCTGTGAAATTCCACCTATGgacctaaataaaaaaaacagtaccGGAAGTTCCAGCCCTGGTTCTTCTGTGTGTTCAGTGGGTGTATCACTGTCTTTCGTGGTTGAGTACTGTATAAAAAGGAGATCTGGACACACCTGACTCCAGCAAATGAGCATCCTCTATCTACAAGATATCCACGGCAAAAAAAAAGATAAGAGCAAAGAAGACAACTTCGTCTTTgaaaccacaaaaacaaaaaacgacaaCATGCTTTTAACTGTACAGGTAGAGAATTTTATGCTATCATGTTGTGTAAATGTAAGTTCTAGATTCATATATGTGTTTGCTAGTTTTataaagtaaaattaatttaaataatggtATACTGGCAGGAATGGTATATTACTTAAGCCAAACTGTAAAGTTTACAATAAATgttcttaaataatttttttttaaaaatgtttcatagATGCAAAACTACATGATTTCACTTTGGATAGCTATTCCAAAAAATCTTGTTAAATAAAACTGAAAGTGGCCTTTGCATGGTTTCAAATAAAGCAGTGAAGCATTTATTATGtaaattttgacattttgaaatgtgcaTTTTATCTGTGCTTCTGCATGTCAAGAAAGTATAGCATAGAAACAaatctatattatatatatatatatatacacacacacacacacacacagtactgtaaaaaatgttgcatagtgaggatgtcttcaaaaaataatggcataaatagttttcatttatcacttaatgtccagtaaacataaaaagctaaatcaatatttggtgtggccacctttgtctttaaaacagcaccaattctcctaggtacacctggacagtttttcttggatGTTCcatgcttcttggagaattcaccacagttcttctatctatttcagctgtatcaattgcttctgtctctatatgtaatctcaaactgacacaatgttcagtggggggctctatagggaccatgacatctgttgcagggctccctgttcttctattctaatcttttctatttgcaaagtaatgtttgggagtctaacatttatatttcctattgacacactaaagctgaagatataattaaccatcttaagacaaatgcttttgtgaaacatcttatgtgcctaagacttttgcacagtactgtatatagatatTGATCGATCTAATAAGTCACTCAAACACAATTGTTTGTCCACAGAGATCTACCAGATGCCTGTCTGTTTTGTCTACTGCTCGAGGACTCCATAAGTCTGCACTAGATGGTGAGCAAGCTCTATTTGTCAACACCTTACTTCCTTAAATCTTCTGCTTATCAGTGTAGGGGCGTAATTAACTAAAGCAGACTGTTTTGTGTCACATTATCAGATGTTAATTacagaatgtgatgctttccagatgaaaagatctaaaacggATATCTCGGATATGTACATGtgctaattaacatctgctaaacattttgaaaatatcagatttacataCTTTCTAAATAGTCtaatagacatattgcagatgagcaacaACCTAAAATATACATCGTCCaggtgtaaacacacatcaaatagacatctgggtgatgtacggtAATCATCGCAAGAAGTAGTCATTGGCACTAAGAAAGATGGGTTGTATCTAGAAGGTATCCATCCAGATGCCAAATGTGTCGCATGAGACGTTCACTAACtgcatttattatgtttatttggagtcccacagaaactctacccctacccctacccctaaacctaatcctaaccttagtaacagcaAATGTGAGTCTCACGAGACTTTGGCATACAgatggttaccttctagacagcCAGAAAGGTGTCTAGGTGCTGCCCAGCTTTATAAAGTTTTAGTGTTAATTTACACAGTCTCTTGTCTGTTTGTAGTGGCCGAGCGCCCTGCCCCTGAGGAGTCCGTGACCAGCAGCTTTGGCAGGTTCATTCAGAGCGTGCAGCCAAGACATCTGTCCCCAACCGTGCTGCAGCGCAGCAAACGTATGGTGCTGGACAGCATCGGTGTTGGGCTTTTAGGGAGCACAACCGATGTATTTGAACTAGCCCTGCAACACTGCCAGGTAGGGCATAGTGCCAAGAGGATATGTAACTTCATAATGATGGTAATATGAGATGACCAAGATATAATTGACAATgtcagtggtgtttgctaagcaagtatcattattactattgctcatacttgggttTAGGGATTTGAAAACAAACCCCCTAACCGTAAGTATTAAACTTAGGTGCATAACTAATTAATGATACCTCAATCGTGCAGCTTATTGGGCTAGGAGAGGAGTTTTTCCCATGACAAACAATAATATGGTAGGAAAATCTCATAAATTTACATTGGAGGGACCAGAGCCATAGTTGAGGGTCAGAATATCAGGAAACTGGTGGGTGGGCTCTTCTAACTTGGGCCAGCAAGTAACCATCTTGCaaaactc from Myxocyprinus asiaticus isolate MX2 ecotype Aquarium Trade chromosome 22, UBuf_Myxa_2, whole genome shotgun sequence includes the following:
- the si:ch211-153b23.3 gene encoding uncharacterized protein si:ch211-153b23.3; its protein translation is MASASGFPASFYSEPGVLGLLANGISAFLVLLQNFHGARTGIPAEGVENILAGVHLILIGGVCQLVAGLLSFRKYDHLSGTSFVGYAALWGSYGATRIFLGANQPSPNPFNESAMINSTSQELNINSTLNTTIIPMYIKESAIAGLVPYILLSFLLAFCSATVNYIMPFVFGAITLTLIFEAVGLVAGWALVVSGILELLILLFAIYGSSALLIKGLAQRYVLKGFGNPLFNVLLLGTTNASSSQSLGQEKKKNTKYAEPMALGFFCDTVSPFIFAFYAFGYFPSIQVAAIWISINSAAQLLSSYYAYLRQDCYHATKFGFHCIFWLVKTWEEYVVSAFIGRTEAGQVRQAMVGNWFFLSAAMVFCIVSLNKDTLELVHNSVFVLVTISTISQIPIDGYYIFFGVTCSLFTVLSFYGTFARLINTIAEKFLIPIGPQLVSTESLQRCLGFLKRSNLDEPEGKGALLPDALFYLTNGVAALSAIHSSQYGLAFFDLTVPWLLIPGAIIQAYVSRLQVQGGQRFGSVIPSFYVAIWATWSWFRFAGHRLQISAESANGFAAGAIAFLVINAFLILVAAYGSLVLLALTTVMEVIIVCFLLSVFGRLPYKLEVAMLAIFAIICLYGMLASLVNSIFSKTLIPVGPSLIKDKRKKESVTTHPCFIANSRETSGLLKIAKLLENNGVCGIPTDTVYALAASCKNPRAIEKIYSIKDRPAEKPICICISSVEQLVAAKPPFSPLLWEFMRNVYPGGISCIVPKGDWLLKLGVGPAYDCVGTRDSIMIRVPDHTVTAHLCEFTGPLAITSANPSGEADSVHHDMVINRLGHKIEGVLCDGESNEVVASTVVNCLKIDEGTIGILREGCVPALKVRQIFERVKNNML